AATATTCTCCAGTTCAGGAAGCCCAGATCCTAGGAGTGCAAGCCAAGACATTACAACCGATGCGAGCAATTGCTCTGGTGCCTATCGTGGCCTTGGATTTATTGCTTTAATGGCTAAGGTCACAAGCTAAGGCATTCTCCAGATTCTGCTATTGAATACAGACACTACCGCCCCTCCTGTCTCCCCACCATCAAACACCAGGAGTCTGGTGGGGCAGAACTGCACAAATGGGAAACACCCATCAAATGCAGCAGGAATATTAACTTCACTAGGAAGCCTTTATATGCCATTACTTTAGAAAGGATTCCTTGTTAGTCCTACCATTAAACAATTAAATTGTCAGAGATGaattctgtgcatgtgtgtgcagagCTTGCCTGTGTGTGCAGGATGTGTAATTTCCCGCTCAGGTGATGTCTGCTGCAggttgtctttctctctctttctctctctgtccctctcccacCCCAATTGTATGCTTTTCCCTTtacattgttgaaaataaatacatcttCCTGATGGTATAAGCAGTTTTTGTTACAAACTTTGATATGCCTACACATTTTATACTACACAGAAAGtagtaatataaaatgaaatgttcaAAAATTAATTTGTCTCCAGGTATTTCTCTGCCAGAACATGATTCCTTAGTTCCCCTCTCCTGACACTAGTTATTGATACAGTCAGTTTACTCTACATGCATTCTAAACATGGATGTTATATCAAAAAACTCTAAACCAAGTCCAGGCTAATGCCTACAAATAGGAAGAATGATGAGCAAATGCTGTTTCCCTTATATATTCATCCTAATTAGGAATTTATGCCTTCATAATACTGGCTTACTTACCCCAGTTCCCTATTGTAAAATGTTTGACCTAGGAAAATCAATGCTTGTGACAAGTACACACATTTCACTTAAACCaagtaataattattttagtcAAGAAAAAGCACACtacctaaaataaatttaattatatttaatacatataattaGTGCCACACTTAAATCTCTATACTTTCTTATATAGCTCATATGTTTACTTAATTGGAATATATCCTTGCCCTTGTCAATTACCAAAACTTTTCTTTGAggtttttataatcttttaaaaatgctaaaaacaaaaTAGACTAGCTATACACTAAGATGAAAAGACTTTTAGAAATTCCATATGTATAAAGtgaaggggccaggtgcagtggctcacatctgtaatcccaattcCTTGGGAGTCCAAGGAGgtaggattacttgagaccaggagtttaaggttacatgagctatgatcccaccattacattccagcccaggtgacacagtgagaccctatctctaaaaaataattacaaattttaaaaaataaggtgaaGAGTAAGCTTGAGAAAATACTCCAATATCTACAAATCCTCCAGTTCCTGAGAAAACCATGTTGGATTAATTCTCTATGTGCCAGTGTGACTATTAGTCACTTAATAAATGCTCCTTGATTGTGATGACATTGCAGTATCATGAATATAACCCATGAACGAATATTAAGCTTCATAAAATATTTAGCCTATCTTTTTTATAACAATGTGCAGAAGGGGCAAATAGAGAAGGAAAGGACTCTTCAAATCAGATTATAAGTAGCTTCAGTTTCTCTCCAGACTGCCCGTTTTTTGGCTCTTGTTTTCTTTGGCTTATGATATGGTTCGAATATGTCCCTCTGAATCTTAAGATGAAATGTGACTCTCATTGTTGGGAATGGGACAGATTCCTCATGAATCTGGTGCcatcctcatggtaatgagtgagttctcagtcTGTGAATTCGTGTGAGAGCTAGTTATTGAAAACAGCGTGgcacccctcccctctctcttgtttcctttctctctatGTGATACAgtctcctcctttgccttccaccatgattgtaagctccctgagtccatcaccagaagcagatgctggcactatgcttcttgtacagcctgcagaactgtgagccaaataaacctctcttcttcataaattacccagtcacaggtatCCCTTCATAACACAAATGGATGAACAcagcgcatatatatatatatatatatatatatatattttttttttttttttttttttttttttgagacaaagtcttgctgtgtcgcccagactggagtgcagtggcatgatcttggttcactgcaagctccgcctcccaggttcacaccattctcctgcctcagcctccagagtagctgggtctacaggcgcccacctccatgcccggctaattttttgtatttttagtagagatggagtttcactgtgttagccagaatggtcttgatctcctgacctcgtcatctgcctgccttggcctcccaaagtgctgggattacaggcgtgagccactgtgcctgccctattttttttttaacagattgaCCCTAATATGATTTTTGGAACCTCCTCCTGTTGCATGGCCAGTTATATTTAGGTGTAAGCTGGGGTACACTCTGCTGTCCAGCTGTGGGGGCCCTCACACAGCCCTGCACAGCCTCTCCCAGGCCTCACCAAAATCTGCCTTCAGGTTTTGGATGAAATACTCGACTTCTTCAGTCATTCATACTTCTGAATTTGTGTTCTGGCACCATGCGGACCCATGTGTTTAGGTTTCTGGTCAACAAAAAACTGTACAGACCCTTACTGccaaaggaaggaagaggatAAATGAGGAACATTCTtcttggaagaagaaaaggaaaagggaacaaAGAAAGGTAATACTCCCAGAAGATAGATGTGTCaccatttttcttatttacttactATCTCAGTTCATTGTGTAAAAAGTTTGAACTCCCCCACCTCCAATACACATACATACCCCACACACTCTTTTGCCATCTTTTGCTTAAATAACTTCCTTCCACTTTCTATGTTTTTCCTCCAATAGCAATGCCATCTTCCTTaatataactatttttaaagttgGCTTTGACTCATCCAGTGCCCTCATGCCTGGAGCATTCTGTTCTCTTACCTGTGGAACTCATGAATGTTATTCCTTAACCCACAAGAAggttctcttcctcctcccctctggTTATCCAGGTCCCATCCAAGTTTCATGCCTAACTTAGGACCCATATTCTCCCTGAAGACTTGGGATGAATATTGAGGTTGATGTACACATGATTGCCAcactctttttattattactattattgttccTAATATAGAGAGGggagtctcactattttgcccaggttggtcttgaactcctgaactgaagCAATTCccccgccttggcttcctaaagtattgggattacaggtgtgagccacagtgcccagcaggCTACCATACTCTTTTAGCTAATACAATATTAATAGCATTAAAAGTATTTCAactgaaaaattttaattgaaaaagttACCAAGGATGTTAGAATGACATCTCTTTACAAATAATTGGTATGggccagggccaggtgtggtggctcatacctgtaatcccagcactttggaccagcactttgggagcgggaggatcactggaatccaggagtttgagaccagcctgggaaacaaagcaagacctccatctttacaaaaaaataaaaaaacagccaggagttgtggtttgtgtgtgtgtagtcccagcaacttaggaggttgaggcgggaggactgcttgagccaaggagttcaaagctgcagtgagttttgATCACTctattgcattctagcctgggcaacagagtgacaccttaactctaattatttttcaattaaaaaaggaTTGATATGTTTACTGTAAACCACTCCTACCTATTTACTAATATAGGTTTTCCAAAATAGTACCTTGAGCAAGggactctctctatatatatatacaaacatatataaatatatagtgatTTCCATTCAGAAATAATACTTGTATTACATCTGAAATCATGTCATTAGTTATTAATTGCTTTGATTAAAGTTTTTATAGCATTATGAGACTCCTATTAACATACAAATGTCCCTGAGAGAGATAACACTCCAAGTTCATTGTCAATGATTTACATCTTTTCAGGAATTATTGCAGGATTATTTATGAAATATCAAATCACTTTCCACCTGTGATGGCAAATAAGTAAATGCAACCACATGAGGAAGCCCAGCACATAACTACTTCTGTGTCATGATATCGGGGCAGTTAGAAGAGACTGCCTGCTACCCAAACTCCACCATCACttctcaaattttttattttacattttagccAAAAGGGTCTTTGTATACTATTAAATACAGACATTCCTGAAAGAAGTCACACATTAAGCCCAAAATGGTTTTTTTCCATCTCTGAACAAATGCATTTATCAGATTCTTCAAGATGCTGACCCAAACCCTTTACTGTTTAATTCTCTGAAATGTCTTCAATAATTTTTTGAAGTCCTAAGAGATGTTTATTGAAATAATCACAAATTTTTGTAATTTGCTCTCATATTATGTCCACACCTAGAATGGAATATTCAGCTAACAAGTGGACATCCCTGTCTACACTTCATCCTCAAAATACCCAGAACCAACACATGCTATTCTCTTCATATCTGCTTCTCATTTGTTATGGGTTTACTTAGCCACACAGTAGTAGTAACGTCACTCAAGTAGTAACGTCAGAGgtatctttccttcttctcttccccgCAGTCAGTGATTATATCCTGAGGATTCCAACTCAGCGATACCTCACACTTGAAAGGGCTCTCATTCAGAGGCCCCGTGTTTCATGCAGACCTGCACTTTTCCTCCCTAGACTGCCAAAAGAGCTTCTTACTCACAATGCCCAGCACCGCTCCCCACTGCACGTTACTCTTCCTAAAGCTCAGCTTCAATCATATCATTCTCCAGTTTGAAAACTTTAATGTTCCCCACTGCTTATTAAATTCAGATCAAACTCATCTTGCTTTTCAGTGTATATTATGATACACTGAATTATGTATATTCATAATACAATATTAATAGCATATTTGATACACTGTGTTATGTAATATACACTGTATTATCATACACTATATTACGATACACTTTTACTTTCATGTACCCACTAGTTAACCAGAACACTCACTCCTCTCAAAGATTCCCTTTGCTTTCCAGCCTACGTGGCTTTCCTCAAATTGTTTCCTCCACATTTCACCCATTCCCCATTTCCAGCCAAGATAGGTATCTTCAAGGTCAACTTCAGGTTTTACTTTCTTCACTACATCTTTCTGGCTCTCCCAGCTGGATGTGATCATCTCATCATGGAACTCCCATGGCCATTGCTGTGCCCCGACTTACTAAATAGTGCCAACGTATCTATGCTTGTCTTATGCTACTCACTGTGTTGACAACCCATAAGTCTAGGAATAGTGTCTTATTAATCTCTACTTCACCTGCAGTGCCTAGATCAATTCTTGCATGTAAAATGCACATAATTATTAGAGTATTTCTGAATGAGTTTTGAAGGAGGATAAGAAAGAAAGTGGAGGAACTCTGAAAGGGTAGCTATGCCAAGAAATGATATCCTAGGCTCCTAGAGAGTAATTTTACACACTTTGTCATCTTGTATAAGACTGTAACTTAGCACAAGCATCTTGGCAATGATGAAAATCTGTGCTGGGGGCAAGGCAGGCTGGTCCAGAGCACCAGCATCCACAGGAATCAAATCTAGTACTGGGACTCTCAGGCAGGGAGGGCAGCATGAAACCACTGCGTCCTGGGAATCTTGGTAGTATCTTCAGGTCCTGGAAGGCTGCGGGGCAGATGGCAGCTCTAGGCCAGAGGATTCTGGGAGACAAATGAGGTAATAAAACTGACTGCCTGTTTCACCAACATACACTAGATTAGACTAGCACCATTTTAGCCTTGTTTGGATTCTGTATATACGTGAAACTGTCAGTCACTTGTTCAATcaatcattatatatttattgagtgcttccaGTATGCCAAGTACTTGCACTGTGCTAGTTGCTGAAGATATGGGAgctaataaaaaaagacaaaaatccctgctttTATGGACATTACTTTCTAGTGGAAGAAGAGAAGTGATAAACTGAACATATGCTTAAAAGATTAGAAGgtgatctttattttattctctggaTGAAAATCAAGCAGGCTATAAAGGTGAAGTGTTAGAATTTCACGCATAGTGGTCAGGGCTTATTAAGAAGATGATACTTGAGCTGGGATGTGGAAGAGGTGAACATGTATCTGTGCAGCTATCTGAGGAAAGAGCACAACAGGAAGAGGGAATAGCCAGTGCAAATGTCCCGAGGAAAGCAAGGTTGGCTGTTAGAGGGACAGAAAGGAGACCAGAGTGGCTGGAGTGGTTGGAGGCAGAGTGAGattagagaaataaagagagacttCTAGTCTTTGTAGGCTATTGCAAGAACATGGCTTTTACTTTGAAATGGGGAGCTCTAGGAAGAGCCTTGGCAAAAATTGACACCATTGCTATTGACCTGAGATTGAACTGGAGACAGGGCCAAAGacggaagcagggagaccagttaggaggccatTGTCACATCCTAGGCAGAAGATCATGATGAAAGCGTGGACCACAATGGTGGTGGTAGAGATATTGAGAAGTGAtcagagtcaagaaaaaaaaattctttttgagacagagtctcactctgttgcccaggctggagtgcagtggcgtgatcttggctcactgccatcttcacctcccgggttcaaaggattctccagactcagcctcccaagtagctgggactacaggcacgtgccaccatgcctggctactttttttttgtacttttagtagaatggggtttcaccatgttagccaagatgatctcgctctcctgacctcatgattcgcccacctcagactcccaaagtgctgggattacagacatgagacaccgcacctggccgagtcaagaaaaattttaaaggtagCTTCTCAAGACTTTCTGATGTATTAGATAGAGGagatgaaggaaaagaaatcaatgatGACTCTAAGGATTTTTGTCAGAACAAGTAGAAAAATACTGTTGTTTATTGATGGAGACTATTAAAGGTGGCATAGATTGGGAAAGCAGAGATAACAGGGGTTGAGTTTGGGGTCTGTAAAGCTTGTGATACCCATTAGGCATCTACATGCAGTCTGGAAGTCAGGAGAGAGCCTGGGCTAGAGATATGAATTTGGGAGTCATCAGAATATAGAGAGTATTCGAAGGCAAGAGACTAGATGAGACCCACAAGAAAGTGGCTGTAGAGAAGAGACAAGGTGCAAGGACTGAGCTTGAGGCAACCCAACATCCAGAGGTCCTAGATAAGAGGGGGAActagcaaaggagactgagaaggaacAACCAGTGAGGTAGGTGGCAAACCAGGTGGGTGTGTTGTCCCAGGAGCCAGGATAAAGGCATTtgaaggaggagggagtgggcaCCTGGGTCAAATGCTGCTTAAGGGTCAAGTTAGATGCAAAATGGCCTTTGGATTTAACAGCGTGGAGGTCACTGGTGACATTGACCAGAACAGTTTCAATGGAGTGATCGGATAAGAAAGCCTCAGTGGAAAAGGTTTGAGAATAGAAGAGGAATTGGGTGCAGATGCTTCTTTTTGCCATAAAaaaatgggttttgttttgttttgttttttagacggattcttgctctgtcacaccctggctggagtacagtggtgcgatctcggctcactgccacctctgcctcctgggttcaagctattctcctgcctcagcctcccaagtagctgggattacaggcgcctgccaccacgcctggctaattgttttgtatttttagtagaggcagggtttaaccgtgttggtcaggctggccttgaactcctgacctcaggtgatccactcaccttggcctcccaaactgctgggattacaggcgtgagccaccacacccagccaaaaatggTCTATTTTTTAAGCCagtaattttaactttcaatTAACCCAAATGGGAATTGTATCCACAGCAATCTGAAGAAGTCAAATTTTACTTGTGAAATCTCCCTATCAGACAAATGACAAAAAGGTTTTGTGAAATGGGTTTCAGCAATTTTAAGTCTGAAAGTCTATTTgttaaacaaaggaaaacaacCACTGCCTTTAGTAAATCTGCAGCTCAAAGTATTATAAGTTTTATAATCAAACTTCTATTTggaacttcacacacacacacacaccccaaaatgATGACATCATAGTTCTCAATTAAATATTGTACCTCattagaaataacatttatttattccaaATATTTCATTATTGATTTATAGTTAGTTCTTTTTTCATGCCATAGCTACCACATACTCACCTTAAATTTGTAATGAGGTTTCTCATTCCATAGACATTTGTCTGCCTTTTGTACTTGTAGACACAGGTTCATGTTGTCAACAGTTGGGTATTGAATCTCAAAAAACATTAAGCTTGGGATTAAAAGTAGGGCAGGGAAAGCTGTCAGTAAAACATGCTAACCTAATATATCTGATGAGGACAAGGTCTAGTTCATAATCAGAACTGCAAGGATGCTGTGAAGTACAATGATCTGATACTTGTGATATCATTTTGTTGTAACATTAAAGCCAAGAGTCTTCTCCACCCAAGGGCAGTGCCAGTTTCCCAGAAGGCTCATTTCTCAGAGCCAAAGCTCCAAAGATACCAGTGCACCCATGCTGATAACTTAGTCTCATGTTATTTCTCAATTTTATGCTTAATTTGCTCCttttggttttatgtattttgacaCGGCCAAGTGTATGTGGGGATTTCCCCATAGTCCTTTAAATGCTGTAAAACTTTAATATAGGGAGATAAAAACCATAATAAGCCATGCCTCCAAGCCCTCACATTTAGTTCTTTGAGTTTGACAATAACCAGTTTTAGATATTTGGAAATTTGGATTTCTACATACTTGCACTGCTTTAAACGCCCTTGTGCCTTTCCTAACCCTCCTCTCCcacccaaatgaaaattatattctaCTGTTAATCTGGACATGCAACTTCCATTGACTGCACAAAATGGCATCTTTACAATTCTTAAATTATCATCATAATGGCCTACATCATGCATGAGCCAATGCAATTTAATATGGTTCAGAATAAAGCCAAGATGGATGCCCAATTCCCAATTTTAGGCATGCAACCCTGGAACGTCttttggaaaaaatgaaataatgctcTTGGTAGGCTGTTGGGTTCGTCTGTTTTCAGCATAATTGCCATCTCTCAGCTTCCTAATACCCTTAAAACCTCTGAGAGTCTTTAATGTACAAAGTTCAACAGAAACACCTTCAAAACAGATTAGTTCTAATTATGTTTAATATTGGTTTGCTACTTTATTGAATAAACTacatttgcttaaaaaaaaaaaaaggaaattcactTAACTGCATGTCAGTCACCCAAGTTTTAAGTGtacaaatgaaatggaaaacatttaTTACACAAATTTAATTACAATTCTAAGAAATAAACATGCAAATTAGATAGAGTTCAATTTGCAGATGCTAATCCTCATCCTTGATCTTGTTCCTTCCTCCCTTGATTTTCAGTCTGTGCGTCTTCTTGATTCCTAGGGTGCCAGGCAGCCAGAGGTTTGGTTTTTCACAGTCGGAGGATCACTGTTTTAAAGAAGTGTTATATTTAGCACATCTGGCATAGTGGCAGTAAACAAACATTATAGTCTTTGTAACACTTTTGTGCAGGTGCCTTCTCCCGATTTTATTAGGTCTATGCCTTCCAAGCCTCTGCCTTCATTACACCTAAAATGACCCATCTCGGCTATGGAGGGGTCCCTAGACAGAAGTTatgaattaatgtttttaaaaaataaactctgagGCCACTATAGGAGAAAATTACTATTTGCAAAAATTCTGATTCCAAGGCTTAAATTACATTCTCTTCAGCAAGGACAATCTcttgtattactttttatttcctgGAGGTTTTCCCTGGAGGCTCCCCACCCAGAAAGAGTTGCCAATTCAAGTTGCAGCAGGACcaaggttgcttttttttttttttttttttttttttatacgtACGCAGCTCAGGAGGGAAACGGGCGGGGGCGGCGAGGGAGAGTAACTGTTTGGTCCTGCAAAGACATCTGTTTCTCATCTCCGTTTGCTGTGGCAAAGGAGAAGAAAGTCTTTTGCAAACGGTGGGAaaggcacagattttttttttaatcacacgcacacacaacaacaacaaaactaaaccaaattttaaaagacaagacaTCTCGGAAGGTTGCAGTGTGAATACATTATTCGGCTGGAGCCGAGCCCCCAGGGTTAGGGCGGGAGCCGGAGAGCGCGTGGGGTCTGGGCTGCGGGCTGGAGCTGCGCCCGCGTGTCCCCGGGCAccgggaagggaggggaggagaaggaggagggagggcgggaaggagggaaggaggcagggggcgggctggggtgggggtgcggGAAAGGCGCCCCGTGTGCAGCCTgaggagcggcggcggcggcgggagcagagggagggagggagagcggGCGCGCTTGTCATGTTCCCTCTCTCACCCTGGGGGCATCCTGCAGAACCTCTCCTCGGAAATCCACGGGGAAATGGCAAACAGGATTGACGGGTTTCACACGCTGCTCGCTAGACAGAGCCGCTCATTACCATAACCGTCTGCAGCGACGGCGGCGCAGCGCCCGAGTCGCGGCGGCGGGACCTGCCGGGACCCTCGCCCGCCGCGCACCCGCAGTCACCGCCGAGCGGGCCGCCGGGCCGGGACCCGTGAGTGTGCACCGGCAGCCGGGCTGGCGCCGAGCCCAGAGCGGACCAGCAGCGGCTCAAGCGCTGCGGCCGCTGCCTCCCCGCTGACCCCGCGGTAAGAGCCGGGCTGGGCGCAGGCCGCGGGGGCGGGAGAGGGCCGGGCCGGGTGGAGAGGGAGGGCCGGGCCGGGTGGAGGGCGAGGGCCCCCCGGGGCTCCTGCCCGCTCAGACGGGCACCCACGCGGCCTCCCGCGCGCCCTCTTGGCACCAGGGCTGCGCCGAGGTCACCGAGTGGACTCGCAGCGGCCGGAGCGGGGTCGGGGCGGCGTGGGGGCCAAGGCACAGCTGGGCGCGGAGGCGGCGCGGGCTTTTCCCTGGGCTAGCGTGCGCTGCGGCGCCTTCACCAGGGCGGGAACCGCCGCCTCCTCTAGGGCTGCTCGGGCTGCCACCCGCGCGCACCGAGACAACTCCAGGGGCGGGTGGGGTCAGAAGCTCTGGTGAGACCTCAGGGTCCTCGGTGGTCGCTTAATCCCTCATCCTAGGGGACGGGGGTCAGTAGGAGGGGTTCCCCCAGGTCCGGATGCCGCGGCGCTTGGCAGGTGGGGAGAGAGGGATTGTGGATGTCAGGAGCGCGCGTTTGCAAGAAAAAGGAATTGATGCAGTAGCTGACACCTTCTGTCCCCCGCCACCTCCGCCCCCGCACCCTCCTCCCAGGCAGCAGAGCCGCGCTGCGGGCGGCGGCGGCTCCTCTGTCCTCAGCTCACCTCCCCGGCGGGCTGAGGCTGCTGCCCGCCTGGTCCACGCCTCcgcctctctcttcccttcctcccctccagcCTCTTCGGCCCTAGCAACTTTCCGAGTGCCCAGCTACGGTCGCAGAAGCAGGGAAGAGGCGTCCTCGCCGCCAGGTCCCATGGGCGCAGGGCGCTCCCGCGGCCGGGGGCTTCCGGCGGGTTTGGCcggcaagggagggagggagggccggGCCGGCATCTGCTGCGGGCTGGAGCGCGGGGGCCCGGGCCAGCCCCGCCAGAGCCCTGCCAGCCGCCGTGAGTCATTTCCTTGGAATCCTACCTTTGGTGTTTATTTCCCTTAGAAGGAAacttggttgaaaaaaaaaaaaaaaaaaaaaggataagacataaagaataataatagctCTTATTCTTCCGAAGAGGCACACGGCTCCGGCACCGTAGAAAGACAACTTGCCTTTGTTCCCGGACACTTGGGGTGTTGTTTACTTTCTCCTGCGGCCAGCGGCCGACCGGGAGCTGCTGGCTACCCCGGGAGGGGCTGAGGGCTGCGGCACCGACACCCCGGGGGTGTGTCTGTGCGGGAGCCAGAATGTGGTTGGTGGCTGCCGCCCGCCTTCAAGAGGTCGGCCCTCCAAACCTcggacccccccaccccccgccccgccgccaacacacacacacaccttgggCACCGGGGCTTGGACATCGGAGCACCCCTTCGTGCTCTTTAAGCCCACCCAGCACCTGCAGCCCCAACC
This DNA window, taken from Macaca mulatta isolate MMU2019108-1 chromosome 1, T2T-MMU8v2.0, whole genome shotgun sequence, encodes the following:
- the LOC712687 gene encoding uncharacterized protein LOC712687; the protein is MTHGGWQGSGGAGPGPRAPARSRCRPGPPSLPCRPNPPEAPGRGSALRPWDLAARTPLPCFCDRSWALGKLLGPKRLEGRKGRERRRRGPGGQQPQPAGEQTEMRNRCLCRTKQLLSLAAPARFPPELLILRL